In one Desulfatiglans anilini DSM 4660 genomic region, the following are encoded:
- a CDS encoding ABC transporter ATP-binding protein yields MSIYTMGPAARKEADLELLNVTLRFGGITALQRVVFSLKQGELVGLIGPNGAGKTSLVNCLTGFSRPQEGRILFNGQDLHHLPPHKIAEMGIARTFQETRLHSRNSVLCSILSARHIYGRYLLRQAFFFAKSVKREEAYHLRIVEELLDFLGLQAYRKTAVRDLPTFLKKRIELARALAMQPKLLVLDEPFSGLFPSEKDFIGHVLRDLNHIWGQTILLVENDMNRVFELAERVVVLDFGAKLAEGAPEFIQNHPRVLDSYFGRSEPLSAHFPA; encoded by the coding sequence TTGAGTATTTACACGATGGGCCCTGCCGCTCGCAAAGAAGCGGATCTCGAGCTTTTAAACGTCACCCTGCGCTTTGGAGGGATTACAGCGCTGCAGCGGGTTGTCTTTTCACTCAAGCAAGGAGAACTCGTCGGCTTGATCGGACCGAACGGCGCGGGAAAAACCTCCCTCGTCAACTGCTTGACAGGTTTTTCCCGCCCTCAGGAAGGTCGAATCCTTTTCAACGGCCAGGATCTTCATCACTTGCCCCCCCATAAAATTGCAGAAATGGGGATTGCCAGGACGTTCCAGGAAACCCGGCTTCACTCAAGAAACAGCGTACTCTGCAGTATCCTGAGCGCACGCCATATCTATGGCCGATATCTGCTGCGGCAGGCCTTCTTCTTCGCAAAATCGGTCAAAAGGGAAGAGGCCTATCATTTGAGGATCGTCGAAGAACTCTTGGATTTTCTCGGTCTTCAGGCCTACAGGAAAACAGCCGTCCGGGATCTTCCGACCTTCCTCAAAAAGCGCATCGAACTGGCCAGAGCTTTGGCCATGCAGCCCAAGCTTCTTGTCCTGGACGAACCTTTCTCAGGCCTCTTTCCCTCCGAAAAGGATTTCATAGGGCATGTACTCCGTGATCTGAACCACATCTGGGGCCAAACCATTCTTCTGGTCGAAAATGATATGAACAGGGTGTTTGAACTTGCCGAGAGAGTAGTCGTCCTGGACTTCGGTGCCAAGCTCGCCGAAGGGGCGCCGGAATTCATTCAGAATCATCCCCGCGTGCTCGATTCCTATTTTGGCCGCTCCGAACCGCTTTCCGCACATTTTCCTGCTTAA